In one Lolium rigidum isolate FL_2022 chromosome 3, APGP_CSIRO_Lrig_0.1, whole genome shotgun sequence genomic region, the following are encoded:
- the LOC124695187 gene encoding ethylene-responsive transcription factor ERF014-like: MVKNLSSSSRCDAHGGGGGGGAAAAALCGAGSRPAVAVRQYKGVRMRSWGSWVSEIRAPHQKRRIWLGSYATPEAAARAYDAALLRLKGSDAILNFPSSSTSTWQPTDSVADDSSPRSIQRAAAAAAAAFQVEATTTIVADDSCSSSAEATTPTSAASVSTIGSADAQEHATSSMSAAASAASPEGDQDELWTELDAFASTELMDLVAGGHATPFPSACWEEPEEDGEMMRLWSFC, from the coding sequence ATGGTCAAGAACCTGTCGAGCAGCAGCAGGTGCGACGctcatggcggtggtggtggtggcggtgctgcCGCAGCAGCGCTGTGCGGCGCCGGGAGCAGGCCGGCAGTGGCGGTGAGGCAGTACAAGGGGGTGCGGATGCGGAGCTGGGGGTCGTGGGTGTCGGAGATCAGGGCGCCGCACCAGAAGCGCCGGATCTGGCTCGGCTCCTACGCCACGCCGGAGGCCGCCGCGCGCGCCTACGACGCCGCGCTCCTCCGCCTCAAGGGCTCCGACGCCATCCTCAACTTCCCATCGTCCTCCACCTCGACGTGGCAGCCGACCGACTCGGTGGCCGATGATTCGTCCCCGAGGTCCATCCAGCGCGCGGCCGCTGCTGCCGCGGCGGCCTTCCAAGTCGAAGCCACCACCACGATCGTCGCCGACGACAGCTGCTCTTCCAGCGCCGAGGCCACGACGCCGACCTCCGCGGCCTCGGTATCGACGATAGGGAGCGCCGACGCCCAGGAGCACGCGACATCTTCGATGTCCGCCGCGGCCAGCGCTGCGTCGCCGGAGGGTGATCAGGACGAGCTGTGGACGGAGCTGGACGCGTTCGCTTCCACCGAACTCATGGATCTCGTCGCCGGCGGTCACGCCACGCCGTTTCCGTCGGCCTGCTGGGAGGAGCCCGAGGAGGACGGCGAGATGATGAGACTGTGGAGCTTCTGCTAG